In the genome of Oryzias melastigma strain HK-1 linkage group LG4, ASM292280v2, whole genome shotgun sequence, the window aTTATTGAACCACTATGGCTACTGTGCTTTGGAGGCTCGCAGAGTGataagttattttactttttaatctctactttacagttacttttttaaactaaaagctttgcatttttctttaaccagagagccacagtggaggggtaGGATAGCCacacgtggctctggagccgcaggttgcagacccctgttctagaccAAGATTAGCAgtacttgatttaaaaatggtAATAATAAACAGCAGGAAATCAGATTTACAGACATCAGAGGTAAATGAAACTAAAGCACCTTCACAATCTCAATGAATTCATCCACAATAATTCATTGTAAAACTGTTCTCTTGATTTAAACACATGGGGAAAGATGGCATCTTCAattctctttcagaaaaaagGAGTTCAGTCAAAGGTCCCGTTTGTGCAAACGCTGCGGACAGAGGCTGGTTGTAACCTACAAGAGCTTTACTTCTTCTTTTCAGGGTTTAGagaatcagaagaaaaatgggaagaaagaaaatacagattTCTCGAATTCTCGACCAAAGAAATAGACAGGTGAGTCTGCAAACACGTCGAAATATCATCTGCACACTTTATACAGATTGTTCTTAACAGAATgtttagacatattttcttctactgaggcaatttttttgttgacttACTTAAAATTTCCGGGTCTCTTATTTTCCTCCCCCTGATTTGTGAGTTCttacatattgtgttttttaaacatatgaaaacatttaatatttgtgtGATAATAGCTTAAGCGAGCCATGTTAATCTTATGTTGCTATTTAGACAAACATCCAAACGTATTGTCTGTTCAAATGatgcaaaaatgcaaatatattcCAAAGGTTCACATACTTTTACTGCACCTGtagctgttttaaataaaatggcaatagagccatgacatttttttctaattcatgaGTCATTTTTGGGTTTATGCTCCCAAACTCAGACTCCTTTACCTCACCGGATCATGTAATCACTGAAGAATCTCTTAAGATTCCTCGTTCAAGTGcgttagggctgccacgattagtcgactaatcgactactaaaatagtcgacgactaatttaatagtcgatttctcgttattttatattatatggagtcagagtgtagtaaagttgaaatttataatggcattatgctgactttttggactattttggcattaaataagttttttaggctattttggagtttagctaatattccagcttcAAGGTAGCtagtttggctattttaggcttttttttatttgtttgttttttttatgtatttttcgagtttagctaatatttcagctgcatgctagctgttttggataatttaggctttttttcaggttaatttggcatttaactaacattttgctggctatcaacttctgatttttcagctatcaatttcagcatcttcagcgaccaaattcagcttccagcattcacactagcattattgcagataattcTATATATTTCGTTTgtaattagtttaaagctaatgatggttaagatgtgtgctttacatccagtttgcgcatgatccgattagtcgactaatcgggttatacataaaatgaatagttgattagtcattgattagttgactaatcatggcagcgcTACATGAGCTTTGCACACAAAGTGATGTGTTAAATTACAGTTTTACCATCTATTACTTGCAAGAACccgaaacagaaaaatacaagcttattttttccaaaagcaAACAGTTCTATCCTGTATTCACCTGTTATTGAAATTATGAGAAACTCTGTGTTTTTTCCCACAAAGTTCTTTAACATCCCTCAGTGTTTTATATTAACAAAAGGCTGTTGGAATCAGACTGTTTTCATGAAATCACAGTTTCATCTCTGTGAAAGTGAACTCTGCTCGCAGGAATCACACAATGTCACGTCAATGGCAGTTAGAAGCTGGCATGACCTTGCGTGAGGGTTCTGTAAAGGCAGACCAGTGCAGAAGGCTGGTCTGTCTGACTTATCTGATCCTAACATGATGCTTAAATGTGATAACATTTACTTCTACATGTTCTCTTATCTGGAGTAAGTGCCTGAATATTTATAGTTTCTGTTGGTTTGTAGATTGTTGAGCCAAACCTTCTGAAATGGTTGACTTGGACATGCACTGTACCATCAAGAATGCTCTTTGGAAGCTATTTTAAAATTCTATCCTAGAATAATAAACTGTTCTGAACTCCCTGGATGTGAATGAATCAaagaagaaagtgttttttgttgtgtccAATAACCCTGCCTTCATTCACTGCTCTCATTTCTGTTTTCCGTTGTGGTAGGTGACCTTTACCAAACGTAAGTTCGGCCTGATGAAGAAGGCGTATGAACTGAGCGTGCTCTGTGACTGTGAAATCGCCCTCATCATCTTCAACAGCACCAACCGTCTGTTCCAGTACGCAAGCACAGACATGGATAAAGTGCTGCTCAAATACACCGAGTACAGCGAGCCGCACGAGAGCCGCACCAACACCGACATACTGGAGGTACAGTGGAGCGATGCGAGAACAGTCACAGATGAGATCAGTGTTGGGAGTATCGCCGTTGATGTAAAACTAACGGCAGTAGAAGTTCAGTAACGGAGTAATCTAAGTACTTTTATCCCTCTGAGCGCTTCACCGCTTCTGTGTgaagcagtgtgtgtgtgtgtgtggggagaGGGGTAGTCCCATTCCACATCATGATTGGCTGGGGAGTCAAGTGGGCGGGGCATGCCtgtatgtataaaaaaaaattcccaggagagttttaattatggttgtgaagtttttaaccaaaatcctgattctttcttacgacggagtattagggccaccaaaaagaaaaaaaaaataatattacgactttttttctcgtaaatttacgacttttaatctcgtaaatttacgagaaaaaagtcgtaactgctaaattacaagaataaagttgtatatttatgactttaaaagtcataggcttatatttacgacttttaatctcgtaaatttacgagaaaaaaaatcgtaaatttacgagattaaaagtcgtaaatttacgagaaaaaaactcgtaaatttacgagaaaaaaagtcgtaaattaatgagaaaNNNNNNNNNNNNNNNNNNNNNNNNNNNNNNNNNNNNNNNNNNNNNNNNNNNNNNNNNNNNNNNNNNNNNNNNNNNNNNNNNNNNNNNNNNNNNNNNNNNNNNNNNNNNNNNNNNNNNNNNNNNNNNNNNNNNNNNNNNNNNNNNNNNNNNNNNNNNNNNNNNNNNNNNNNNNNNNNNNNNNNNNNNNNNNNNNNNNNNNNNNNNNNNNNNNNNNNNNNNNNNNNctaggaacagatgagggtttagtgcatgtgcagcagagctgttgatggaaagaagatcattcattcaaacagagtctgtacaagacactttgattgatttaaaaggagaaatactcggaaatgaaaaCCTAAATGATttatgattacatttgttctcttttagaggaaaaatgacacacagacataataaaaactcaaacaggattttcatcagaggggggtTTTAAAACAACCCAGTAACTCTCACAGAACTGAACACAAATACTGTTAAGTGTGTTGTAGAAATCTTTCTGTTGCTGACTGGTATTTTAgtgcagattttgtttttctactcatGTAAAggtaatattatttatatttttcttgttgcCGTTTTGTAGTTTGATAATTCTGAATgacaaaaaatcttaaaattcagGTCAAGATGCAATATGATAAAACAAATTAGTGGAGGAGACATTTTGTTCATTATTGTTAAGTATTCTtgtaaactttttcattttaattttctctattaCTGTGGTTGAAACCTcggtagatgccaaattagccaaaagagctagcattttgctaaaatactaagATTCAGTTACAGAATTTTGAAAAGCAACCTTTGATATTTAGTTTGAACAGTTGGTTCATTTCTAATCTGCGCATTTCTTCTGGTCCAGACCCTGCGGAGGAAAGGTCTCGGTCTGGACAGCTCAGAGCTGGACACCGAGGAGAGTGTGCAGGTGACAGCTGACAAATACCCCCTCAGTGAGAGCTTGGATCTCTCTGTGGCTCGTCAGCGTCTCTACGTCAGTCTCCACACACAATTTTTCCTCTGATCACATATCTAATGCAAAcatagacagaaaaaaagagacatttcagTAACCGAGCATGTCTCCTTTGCTCTCCAGGCCCCTGCTCTGCTGTCCCCGGAAACACAGCTCATCGCAGGCTGTGAAAACAGTTTTCCCAACTCCTCTGCATCAAACCTGACCTCCAACAGAACCCTGGGCTTCAAAGCTGTGAGCTGCAGACCAGGCTCCTCCAGCcctgctgcatcacatgtgcACACAACGCTCATGTCTCCTCATGCAGGTGAGCCTGACGCTGATGCAGCTCCAGATCCTTTAGAAACTGGGCTTATttgtttaaagctgtttttatctgcaataatggTAATAGATTTCAttgtattagtatttttttcctgaatattttttttccctttaacatcagagctccagtgttctttgatttactgtaacttttcaaccgttaacatgataattccagcagtttgtaaaggagaaaagcagcgtgagccgtttttctcctttacaaagttacagtacgttaaagattttatgtttaagcgtcaccgatgacgcctcaggtgttaaagggttaaaaaagcaCCATCACTTCCTAATGCATATCTGTTAATAAATCTTTGGAGATGCAACAGAAGCAAAGGCACACAAGTTTTAGGACTGTCAGTGGGACCAACATTTAAGGAAGAGCATAAAAGAATTCATCAATAGAATATGAAATACAAAACTTGTGTTGAGGAATAGAAGGGAGGGAGCAAGCGAACACTGTGGTGCCGGCTGGCCCTCTCCACAGGGTACAGAGTCATACTGGACAACTAATATTCACCTTCCAGTGAATAGTtaggaaaaatgacaaaaatagcaaattatgagcaattgaaattgaaaattaatgataaaatgaaactgaaaaggttgaattatctgcgataatgttagtgtgaatgctttttgctggaagtagtcgctgaagttgcttaagctttttgctgaaaatgcaaaggctatttgcaaaatgttaaatttgctgaaagactggaaatgtcattaaataaCTATGAAAAAGCCTATTTTGGCATCGAcgaaaccttagtagatgccaaattagccaaaaaagctggcACATCGCTTAAATACAAACTagactccaaatagcctaacactcctcagtaaactaaattagtcgaagctttagcatgttgctaaaatagaagctgaactctaaattagcctaaaaaaccccagtaggtAACAAACTAGCCAacaacgttagcatgctgccaaaatattagctaaactacaattttttttacatgactcTAACCGATAAAAAGAAAGcccatgaatttatttaaaggcttgttgataatctactttaaatgactttctcattcatttccaatggggcATACTctactcaatatttcaaaagttaTAAAGTTTACGAGTATCTAAAATaccagcagtaatgtcctgaacgagctgaacgtttgaCACCAAGATCACTGAAATCACtggaagtgtgattgagtttttatgtccTAAAATCGTACAgacaggagcaggagaatcactacagtgCTAAACACAAGACATTTAGCAGGAAAGAGGCCAATTTGAGGATGAAATATAACTCAGGAACGTATAAGCAGAGTGCAgagtttaaagcattttgttGGTATAATTGAGAACGTTTATAAATTTAGAAAACCTGTGACCTAAAATATGCAGTTTTGAtcagatatattttttgtagCCAGTATTTTTTGGTGTCAGATCGTTTCAGTTTATTGTTCTGGTGTCAGAGGAggcaaaactaataaaaagtgagtttcaaaaaagaaaatgaaccaTGCGAAGCCTTCTGAATGATTTCCCGTAATTAGCAGcttaaagaacattttgacaTGTTTGCCTTTGCCTCATACATCAGAACAGCTTCATTTGTTACTCATGAATGGTTGAAGACTTTAGAGGTAAAAGCGTTTTCCTGAGTCTGAGGCAGTATTCACTTCTTACTGAGTAACTGCTGCAAAATTCACACGTACTGCCAGCCATCTGTGCAGGTGGCTGTGAACTCACAGGAAgtatgtctgtgtgtttttgctcGTCCACACATGCATTTAGTCCGTTACATGAAACTGGCTGTCAGccagtgcagcagcagcagctccgtgGTTTCTGCACAGAATCCATCACacctgtcagtcagtcagtcgcCCTCTCTTTGGACGACGATCATGAGAAATCCTGCACTTTGGTTCACCGCCTTTGACACTTGCTGGGTTTACAAAGAAATGAGACTCTGATACCACAGATTTGGATCcagatttagtttttatatatttttttagtttagtttatttatttcatattcatagcacacaataaaaaagttcatAATACTCTTgactttggtgaaaatgaaaggagGCAGAAGAAACCTTATTATCTCTGGCCCGTTTAACTAAaccattaaacagttttaaccaAATGTATCTCTTTGTATTGTAGTATAAATATGTCAACTGGAtggcaaaagcaacaaaagcagacaaataaagtacaaaaataaaccaaatacctcagaatgttttatttttttatttaagccgTTCCCAGCGACCTTATTACTCATGCTGTGtgcatttgttttaataatagaACTGGactctttcattgatttttcaAGATTATTCCATAATCTGATACCCTGCACCACAACACTTTTgtccttcatttttgttctgaatttgttggttttgaaGATTTCATGTCTTTTTAGGTTGTCATTGctctttctttttccaaacGTTTCTGTATATTATGTGGCAGGCCTTCGTGATGCGCTCTACACATGATTTTTAGGATGGAGATTTGAACGTCAATCACATTTAGATCCgagagaaacagaaagaaacatattttatacaACAATAGAGAATATGCAGAAAGAGTTTTCAAAGAGACGTTTCCATTCAGAACAAAACAAGCTAGTTTCACTTCCTGCTTCTTTCTATCACCGTTAGGTATTGGCTATTCAGTCTTCTCCCATGGCAACGTAAACCGAGCTCTGGACATGAAAAGCCCTCCTCCTCTGAACCTGGGCAGCGAGAACCTGCGGGCGGATGTTGCTAATGCGGGCTTGGGATCCACACGAGCGAACCATAACTCTGCTGTGAGTGTCTGTCACTATGCAGTCTACTTAACCCAAACAGAACCATTCACAACCCACTCACACaataattaagttaaatttcACTCACACGTTCTGTGGAAACTGACTTCACTGTcaataaaatgaacatttttggtgtGACTGTGTGTTTCTCTAATCAGCAGAGGGGTTTCTTGTACCAGGGCCTGCAAGGCAGCAACCCCATGGTGGCCATGGGCAAGGCGGGGCTTTTGAGTCACGGTTTGGGAGGCTATGGCCTTCCTCCTGGAACTGCTGGTACGTCTGCTGAACATCTGTGGTGTGGTGAATTTAGAAAATGGGTTTTAGTTTTTGAggctttctttttcctttagtGTGATGCATGTGTGTGAAACATCTGCAGAATGACAGAACCCATGCTTTTAACAGCCAGGAGGAATTTGAGTCTAGTAATATACTAGGTGTGATTTATATCCAAACAAAACCTCatcacaacataaaaaatatggagtaaagcaaaaaaacatttgaaaaaaatattattataatattttttctgtaaaaaggtGTGATCTACAAATCATTTTAGGACTAAAACTACacataaaactagaaaagttgcattacctgcaatatcTGATAtcttgctgaaagtagtcgctgaaaatgctgaagctttttgttgaaaatagcaacgcaatttactgtaattgctgatgggatttgctgaaaatgcaaaagttatttgcaaaatgttacatttgctaaaagactggaaatttcattaaataacTATGTgaaagtgctgaagttgacctaaatttctgaaaaactcgtagtaaaattgcttaaaaatccttaatacaagccaattttgaaaacagcatgttgctgaaatagaagctaaactctaaaatagcctaaaatacctcaataaaccaaattatttaacaaatatgagccttttgctaaaatagaagctaaagtgtaaataaacctatgaaaaacctcagtagataacaacttagccaaaacgttagcctgttgcaaaattattagccaaactccaaattagcgtagaaaacctcagtagatgccaaattagccaaaaaagctagtatatTGCTAAATTAccagttaaactccaaaatagccttaaattcctctataaaccaaattagtcaaaaatgttagcctgttgctaaactctaaattagctcaaaaaaacctcagtagatgccacgTTACccaaataagctagcataatgctaataataccatgttttcttaaattagtataagtctgattgagtttttacgaaTGAtgtaatgcattcacacaataaactgaaatgatataaaactataaaagcaataaactacagtaaaatgaaaaaacccTCTCCAACATTAGACATGATCAGAATGGTAGATTTAGAAGAAAGACGTCTTCTACACCACAGTGTTGTCTGACAGACTGGTCACGGTACCAGAGATATTTTGGGGCTTTTTGAGGTGACACAGACATGCTCAGAATTGTCTTTAAGATGTGCCACTTGCACAGCACAATACAAGATATGACAAATGCGAGCCGCACAGTGACCAAAGCCCTCAGTAGATCCTAATCTGTTCTAGCAGATCTCTAGAAcaacattttaaccctttaacagtggagatccaatgtttatgttcttggacttactgtaattttttaattatcaacgcgataattccagcagattctgaaggagaagcGGCTCATCCAGCTAACGGTTGCAAAGTTACGGTTTCTCTCCCACATGTGGAAGTTAAAGGCATGCATTCTGCTTTTAGACTTTCTGACCGTCGTTTCTCCTAAAACACAGTAAGATATCTCAACACATCTTAACTGTTAGCCATCGTTCTTCGGCCTCGTAAAAGCATTGTGATAATTTGCTTACCACAAAACCGAACAGTCTGGTGGAGTAGACGTCATCAGATATATAAGGCTCCTCACAGCCTGTCTAATATC includes:
- the mef2b gene encoding myocyte-specific enhancer factor 2B isoform X2, coding for MGRKKIQISRILDQRNRQVTFTKRKFGLMKKAYELSVLCDCEIALIIFNSTNRLFQYASTDMDKVLLKYTEYSEPHESRTNTDILETLRRKGLGLDSSELDTEESVQVTADKYPLSESLDLSVARQRLYAPALLSPETQLIAGCENSFPNSSASNLTSNRTLGFKAVSCRPGSSSPAASHVHTTLMSPHAGIGYSVFSHGNVNRALDMKSPPPLNLGSENLRADVANAGLGSTRANHNSARGFLYQGLQGSNPMVAMGKAGLLSHGLGGYGLPPGTADYNQPCFYQSVSFQRGAVNPWQPAVLPQQPYGAHVSSGMSSGGCSFPSQTCSSDSAHLPSLNLSIKSERSSPEHMPSPSTPPLHHLRQRSPMSEPDPARRTPPETHLTNGAKAFPKAGYLHEEEVGGHPLRSLETDDGWQR
- the mef2b gene encoding myocyte-specific enhancer factor 2B isoform X1, which gives rise to MGRKKIQISRILDQRNRQVTFTKRKFGLMKKAYELSVLCDCEIALIIFNSTNRLFQYASTDMDKVLLKYTEYSEPHESRTNTDILETLRRKGLGLDSSELDTEESVQVTADKYPLSESLDLSVARQRLYAPALLSPETQLIAGCENSFPNSSASNLTSNRTLGFKAVSCRPGSSSPAASHVHTTLMSPHAGIGYSVFSHGNVNRALDMKSPPPLNLGSENLRADVANAGLGSTRANHNSAQRGFLYQGLQGSNPMVAMGKAGLLSHGLGGYGLPPGTADYNQPCFYQSVSFQRGAVNPWQPAVLPQQPYGAHVSSGMSSGGCSFPSQTCSSDSAHLPSLNLSIKSERSSPEHMPSPSTPPLHHLRQRSPMSEPDPARRTPPETHLTNGAKAFPKAGYLHEEEVGGHPLRSLETDDGWQR